From the genome of Pectobacterium atrosepticum:
CTTCTGCGGTTACCAGCGTTTGCGGCTGACTGACACCGCCGTACTGGCGGGCATATTCAACAGCGTCATCCGCCGTAAAAGTGCGGTAAAGTGACATTCCAACTCCTCGCTATTCTTAAATTCAAGATACGGACATAAAAACGTTCGGACGTCTATACATCTATCAGGCATCTTGGCAGAATACGAATATCGATGCAACATGGATTTAACGACCTATGCAGACACTTAACACAACCAGCCTGAAAATCGTAGATAACCAACTGTGGATCCTCGACCAGCAGGCGTTACCGCAAGAAAAAAGATGGAGCCCTTGCCCGGATGTCGCATCACTGGTTGAGCATATCCAGACGCTGCGGGTACGCGGCGCGCCGCTCATTGGCCTGTCTGCCAGCCTGCTGCTCGCGCTGCTGGCGGAGAGAGGCTTATCGCAGGCCGAACTGGCACAAGCGCTGGAGACGCTACGGGCATCGCGTCCTACCGCCGTCAACCTGATGAACAATTTGGATCGCATGAAGCTGGCGCTGGCACAGCCGCAGTTTGTCGCTGCACTGGTGCAGGAAGCGCTGCGATTGGTAGAAGAAGATCGCGCGCTGTGTGAACGCATCGCCGATCATGGCGCTGCGCTGGTGGAGCCAAACAGCCATTTGCTAACCCACTGCAACACTGGCGGTCTTGCAACCGCGGGCATCGGCACCGCCATCGGCGTGCTGCTGCGTGCACACCAACAGGGGAAAGTGGCGCAAGTGTGGGTCGATGAAACTCGTCCGCTGCTACAGGGCGGACGCCTCACGGCCTGGGAACTGGGTGAATTAGGCATTCCCTATCAGCTGATCTGTGATTCGATGGCTGCCAGCCTGATGGCGCAGGGTCAGGTCGATGCGATTTGGGTCGGCGCAGACCGTATTGCCGCCAACGGCGACGTCGCCAATAAAATTGGCACCTACAGTCTCGCGGTGCTGGCGCACTATCACCAGATTCCGTTTTACGTTGCGGCACCGCACACCACGCACGATCCGGCGTGTCCAGACGGTCGGGCAATTCCTATCGAACAACGCGCCGCCGCCGAAGTCACTGGCGTTTCCGGCAGCTTCGGCCACTGCCAGTGGGCACCGCAGAATGCATCAGTCTACAACCCAGCGTTTGATGTCACCCCCACCGCATTAATCAGCGGCTGGATACTCGACACCGGCGTAGTCACGCCACAGGACGTTCAAGAAGGGATATTTAAAGCGGCGTTGGCGTAACGACAACCCCACCTATCGACAAAAGACTCAGGATAGGCCGCACGGACGCGGCGAATCTATCATCCAATGGTAACGGTTCCCCCGCCCATCACCACGCCACCACAGCTCACTGCATCACCCGTTCTCGCCGCGGGTTTACCCTCAACGAGTACGCTGGATGAACCGCTGCTAATGCTCCGCTCATGGCCGTGAGGAGCCAAAGGATCGCCTTGTCGGGCCAACGGCATGCCGTCAACCTTAACCGTTGATGAGCCTGAAGCGACAGGCGTCGGTGGATGACTGCCGTGCCCCGTATCGCTATCGCCTACTTTAACGGCGTTACCCATTTTTTACTCCTTTTCTCTCAATAGTCAGGTTTGCAACGATCATGCTGCAACGTCGTCATCGGCAGCGACTCTCTCTATCCCACGTGGGACGAAGAAATTATTGTTCCTCAACATCGTATTCGCCTGCTCGTTCAGGGTAGCGAACTTGAGTTCCTCTGATGCAAAGTCGTGCATAAAATAATTGAAGAAGATATCCGCCTCACGCGGCACCCGCTTAGCACCATCAAAGAACTTCACCAAATTGGCCCCTTGATACATCTGCCGACGCAGTCCCCTGCTTCTCAACACATTTTCCGCATCGCGCCCGACCTGTATTAACCAGCCCCACTGCGCGTTGAGTTTATCGCGTTCGCTTCCGCTCACGTTTTGGCGGAGTATTTTATAGTCATGCAATTTTTCCCCCAGCCAAAAGCAGTAGTGGATCATGTGCAGTTCGAACACTTCCGGTGTCGGGTTCATTTTCCCAACCCATTTGCTGTAGAACTCGCTGTATGCCTTCACGGAATAGCCCAGCCGGCTATCCTGCATGATGAAATACTGGGCTACTCGTGGGTTTTTAGCATCGAGGATGGAGAAGTTAGGAAAAGGCACCTGAGCCCGACGTGCGGTTTCATACATCTGTCGTAGTGGCACCCGACACAGTTCGGCACTGGGGCGCTGTTCGTCGGGTAACAGCCCGCCCGTCACATCTTCACTGATGCCGGGGCAGAGCACTTCACGCCAGCCGGACCGTAGCGGCCCCAAGGGCAACAGAGGGCGATACTCTCGCCGTTCATGTGCCGCGATCAGGTGCAGAGCGTTTTTGACGGCGGGGTGAAGGGGCTTGTCGAATTCAATCACTTTCGCGCCAAAGGCCGTGGTAAAAATCCCGACAGCGGGATGACGGGCAAGCAGCCCCGCTCCGTCAGAGGCAGAAGCCACGGTATCCCCCATATCCATCGAACTACGGCGCGTGCAGTCGAACAGGCCAGCAAAAACCACCTCGACCTTACTGTCTGCGTAGCGGTATTCATTTCCCACTTTGCTACAGACCGACTCCAGTAACTCGTCGATAAAGCGTCGAGCCAACGCGGCACCCAGATCGGCACCGAATACCGAAATCTGGATCAGTTTGATGGGCAGTTGGTTTGCTTTTTTGATATCTGCCAGATTTTTTTTGAACTTATTTTTAGCCAAATCCACTCGCGCATCGACCCCGGTCATCAACAATTCAGCCACGATCGGGTTATCCCGAATCGGTTCGGTCGCTTCGAGCAGTGCACGGCTCGCCGCCTTTTTGGCCGCAGACACCGTGGCATCGAAACCACTCTTCATGGTCACTAAGTCGCCCAGCTTATTGGCGAGCACCTGGCTCCAGTCCCCTTTGAAAACGCCCTTGACGGTATCGACCGCCGTTTCTTTCCCCTGTTCAACCAGCGCATCGGCATAATCCTCAGGCAGCGCCTGCTGTCTGGCATCCAGAATACTGTCCAGCCTTTCAGAGGGCGTATCTTCCAGCGGGGTACCTAAACCGGGGATATAGACTTTGGAATACGAATATGAAGAGGTGAGTTCAGCCAAAATTATTTCCGGATGGGCACGAAACAAACGGCCTACGTTAGTCAGACGCTGGCTTTCTTCATCCACATTGATATTGCGTTTCAGGCCATCAAAGAAGAAGCCTATTTGTAACGCCAGAGAACAAGTGCCGATCCCTGCCTGATGACGGCTCTCTTCGCGGGCAATGCGACACCCCAGATCATCCCAATCGTTCATCGTCCTCTCCTTGTGCGATAAGGGGCAATAACATCGTCCATATCAAGATAGCAACTGCTCACCCAACGTACGACCAACTTGTTATCTGGTAAGAACAGTACACAAAAATCATTTTTGCCCTTATCACGTTTAGGCATGGGTAGGACGACAGTATGAATTTCAGGACGATAGCCAAGCTCATCATATTGTCGGCGGGTCATCGCAAGTTCCCATTTGATCTTAACAGTGTCACCATTTATTCGATAAGGACCTGCTGTACCGCCGCTAGTGTTAAGCCCATCGAATGCATCGGTATTCCCTCCCATATTGCCATTGACATACACATAGCTAATGGGGCGGTCGACCACCGAATGGACGACAATTGACGCCCCGCCGTGTCGTTCTTGAATCAGGAATGTCCAGCCCAGCCAAAGTACCAGCAGAATGCTTGCCAGCCACCGCCCCCAGCGCGGCAAGATCTGCCATATCGCCGTTATCAATCCCGAAATTGCTTTTACCAAACCGTTTGCCGCACTCATGACTGTCCCTTTGGCTCTTGCTGGTTCACTTTCCTTGTCATGCGTCGGGTAGCCATCGTGCCTGCCTGATGACGGCTCTCTTCACGCGCAACGCGACACTCCAGATCATCCCAATCGTTCATCGTCCTCTCCTTGTGCGATAGGGGGCAATAACATCATCCATATCAAGATAGCAACTGCTCACCCAACGCACGACCAACTTGTTATCTGGTAAGAACAGTACACAAAAATCATCCTGGCCTTTCTGTCGTTTAGGCATAGGTAAATTAATTGTGTGTTTTTCAAACTGATACCCCGCTTTTTCCTGTTCTTCAGTCATATCCAATTCCCAATCTATCTTGACCGTATTCCCGTCTATACGATAAGGACCTGCTGTACCGCCGCTAGTGTTAAGTCCATCAAACGCAAAGGTATTCCCTCCCATATTGCCGTTGACAAAAGCATAGCTAATGGGGCGATCCATTACTGACATAACGACAATTGACGCCCCGCCGTGTCGTTCTTGAATCAGGAACGTCCAGCCCAGCCAGAGCACCAGCAGAATGCTTGCCAGCCACCGCCCCCAGCGCGGTAATATCTGCCATATCGCCGTTATCAGCCCCGAAATTGCTCTTGTTAAACCGCTTGCCACGCTCATGTTCGTCCCTTTTGTTCTTCCAACGCTTGCTGACCACCTTCCAGATAGGCTAATGCCCACAACCGTCCTTGAGACTCTGTCGCACCAGCCTGCTCGGCTTTCGCCAATGCCTTGCGGACCATGTTCATTCTTTCACAGGGTGGGAAATGTCTGATGCTATCCCCCTCTTGCCACAGAGCGAGCAGGCGATGCTCGTCAGTCGATCCTTGTAAAGCCTGATACAATGCGGGCGTCAGTTTGACCAGAACCGGCTCCGACGGCGGGATCGACAAAGACAGCTCACGCCAACTGCCGTCGCATTCTCGCAACCACCAGCGGTCGATCCCGCCAAACAGCCCACCGAGCCACGGGGCATCGTGCTGTTCAACAAGCAGAGGCAGCGCGTGCGGTGTATAGAACCGCAGCAATTGGCTAAATTGCCCTGCGGGTTCAATCACCCTCACACCCAAAGCCAGTTGCTTTTGCAAAGCGCTAAGGGATTGGTCGCTTTCCAACAGGCCAACCACGAGCCCCTGCTGAACAAGCGTCGCCAGTAATCTTTCGTCCTCTGGTGGACAATGCCAAAGCCAGGGACCCAGATTGATCAGTTCAAACAAGTCATCATGAAAATAGAGCGGTAAAAACGGATTTTTGCTCAACTGCTCGCGCTGTTCAGCGGTGAGATTCGCCCCTTCCAGCAGAGCGATACAGGCACCCCGGTGCCAGATAGTTTCAGGTAGCATCTTATTCTCCCTGTATTAACGCATCGCCCTGCGCCATGGCACGCAGCAGACAGGGAATACAGACCGGTTTTTCAAGGGGTGGTATTTTGGGCAGTTGGGGCGGCGCAATCACCTCAACCGTTCCTGGTAATGAGGGCAGTTGGCCTGCCCAACCAGAGCCACAACCCGGGCTGCCGCCTGAATTCATCTTGATGCTGGGGCCGACCAGCGTCACGCCGCTGGGATCGATCTTCACGAAGCTTCCTCCGACTTTCAGCGTCAGCTCCGCGCCCGCTTCAAGAACCACCTTAGCCCCCGCTTTTACATGCACTTCCTCACCCGCCTCGACCAGCAAAGCCTGCCCCAGTTTCTGATGCATCGACGCATCAACGGTCAACGAGAGAGCTCCTTTCACGTGGTCACGTTTCTCGTCCTCCACCGCCAGGTGATCGTTGGCTTTAACGCGGGTGACTCGCTCATTATCAATCTCCGTGTGGGCATCATGTTTGATGTGCCAGACCACATCGTTCTCAACGAGCGCCTTGAGATCTTTCTGCCCGTGAATATAAACCTCCTCCTGACCGGCCTGATCCTCGAAGCGCAATTCATTAAATCCTTCTCCCTGATGCGTCTTCGTGCGCAGCACGGTTCGTGTCTTATTGGCAGGCAGCGGATACGGCGAGGGATTAGTGGCGTGGAAAGTACGCCCCGTGACAATCGGCTGGTCCGGATCGCCTTCAAGGAAGCTGACGATCACTTCATGGCCGATACGCGGGATGGCAATCATGCCGTACTGACCGCCCGCCCAGCCCTGACTGACCCGCACCCAGCAGGAACTCTGGTCGTTACTCGCGCCGTAGCGATCCCACGGGAATTGCAGTTTTACCCGACCATACGGGTCGCAGTAGATTTCTTCCCCCGTTGGGCCGACGACGGTGGCGATTTGCGGGCCGTCCACCATCGGTTTGTAGGGCATGGCAGCACGCCACGTCGTCGTGCCTTTCACCACGGCAAAACTGTTGCTCATGGTCGTCGGTTCGCCGCCGCTTTCCTCTTCCAGCGCCTGCGGCTGCTGCCCGACGTGCGTCACGCTCACCGTCTGCCACACCGCATTCAGCGCCGCATTCGGGTGCTCCGTCAGGGTAAAGGTATTACCCGGCATCAGCCCCGCGCAGTTGGATTCCCCTTCGCTGGTTACTGCGCCTGACCGTAGCGCATCCAGACGATAGTCGCTGAACGCCTTGCCGCTCGGGTCTTGTTTGTAGCGCCCCGGATAGTCGTAATGCTGATAGCTTTCACGCTGGTGTGCCAGCTCGCCGCTCATCTTCTTGTGCGACAGGCCGTAAGCCGGTGTCTTGAAGCTGTAGTCTTTCAGCTCGACTTCGGCGGTGCTCACCCGCTCCGCGTAGTGGAAACGCCGGACATATTCACCTTCACTCAGCCCCTGCGTGGCCAGATTGAAGAACAGCGCCGACCCTTTGGTCAGCGCCCCCGCATCGTCGGCAAACACTACCCGATGCTTACCTTCCTCGTACTCGTGGAAGAAGTACAATCCCTCTTCCGCCGCCAGACGGGTGATAAAGGCCAGGTCGCTTTCCCGATACTGCACGCAGTATTCCCGCACCGCGTGCTCATGGCGCAGTGCAAAGGCGTAGTCGGTAATACCCGCCTCTTCCAGCAACGCGCCGATAATCGCGTCCGGCTTCTGCGCCTGAAAAATGCGGGCGTTGGTACGCAGCCCCAGCCGCCACAGCGCCGGACGCACTTCCGCCTGATAGCGCGTGCGCCGGAATCCGGTATCGCCCTGCGTGAACCCACTGATAATGCCGCTGACACGACGCTTCAGTTCACCTTCATACCAAATCATCAGCTCGCACGGCTGATCCAGCACCGCGCCGAAATCCACATCCGGCAACGCGCTCGCCAGACTCAGTGACAGGCTGAAAGGCCGGTTCAACCCCTCATCCAGCCTGAAATCCACCACCGCAAAGGTGCCTGCCTCCAGCGCGCCAACCTTTACGGTGAACTGTAATCCTGTACTGTTTGCCATCGGCTTTCTCCTTATTTTTATTCTCGCTCTGCCGCCACGGCTACCGCATGCGCCATCCTGGCTAAACGCCACATGAGCAAAAATGCCACGCAGGTGAAAAGCGCAGAGCATTTAAATCGAGCAGCGATTCGGTATGTTCACGTCGTGGGAAACAAGAAGGTCGCAGGGTTGAGGCGGTGTGAAGAGTGATGAAAATGTTCCATGTGGCATCCTTGACGCTATTCCTTTTAAGAAAATACGCATAAAGGATAACAAGATGTTCATAGTGCTAATCGCGCAAAAAAAGGCCTAAAACCAAGTAAACACATTGATTAATATTAAAATAATATCATTTTGAATAAATTAGATAGCGAATCAAAAAGACTCAATCATCATATGAGAACAGGGCATTCG
Proteins encoded in this window:
- a CDS encoding type VI secretion system PAAR protein is translated as MGNAVKVGDSDTGHGSHPPTPVASGSSTVKVDGMPLARQGDPLAPHGHERSISSGSSSVLVEGKPAARTGDAVSCGGVVMGGGTVTIG
- a CDS encoding type VI secretion system tip protein VgrG, giving the protein MANSTGLQFTVKVGALEAGTFAVVDFRLDEGLNRPFSLSLSLASALPDVDFGAVLDQPCELMIWYEGELKRRVSGIISGFTQGDTGFRRTRYQAEVRPALWRLGLRTNARIFQAQKPDAIIGALLEEAGITDYAFALRHEHAVREYCVQYRESDLAFITRLAAEEGLYFFHEYEEGKHRVVFADDAGALTKGSALFFNLATQGLSEGEYVRRFHYAERVSTAEVELKDYSFKTPAYGLSHKKMSGELAHQRESYQHYDYPGRYKQDPSGKAFSDYRLDALRSGAVTSEGESNCAGLMPGNTFTLTEHPNAALNAVWQTVSVTHVGQQPQALEEESGGEPTTMSNSFAVVKGTTTWRAAMPYKPMVDGPQIATVVGPTGEEIYCDPYGRVKLQFPWDRYGASNDQSSCWVRVSQGWAGGQYGMIAIPRIGHEVIVSFLEGDPDQPIVTGRTFHATNPSPYPLPANKTRTVLRTKTHQGEGFNELRFEDQAGQEEVYIHGQKDLKALVENDVVWHIKHDAHTEIDNERVTRVKANDHLAVEDEKRDHVKGALSLTVDASMHQKLGQALLVEAGEEVHVKAGAKVVLEAGAELTLKVGGSFVKIDPSGVTLVGPSIKMNSGGSPGCGSGWAGQLPSLPGTVEVIAPPQLPKIPPLEKPVCIPCLLRAMAQGDALIQGE
- a CDS encoding DUF4123 domain-containing protein gives rise to the protein MLPETIWHRGACIALLEGANLTAEQREQLSKNPFLPLYFHDDLFELINLGPWLWHCPPEDERLLATLVQQGLVVGLLESDQSLSALQKQLALGVRVIEPAGQFSQLLRFYTPHALPLLVEQHDAPWLGGLFGGIDRWWLRECDGSWRELSLSIPPSEPVLVKLTPALYQALQGSTDEHRLLALWQEGDSIRHFPPCERMNMVRKALAKAEQAGATESQGRLWALAYLEGGQQALEEQKGRT
- the mtnA gene encoding S-methyl-5-thioribose-1-phosphate isomerase yields the protein MQTLNTTSLKIVDNQLWILDQQALPQEKRWSPCPDVASLVEHIQTLRVRGAPLIGLSASLLLALLAERGLSQAELAQALETLRASRPTAVNLMNNLDRMKLALAQPQFVAALVQEALRLVEEDRALCERIADHGAALVEPNSHLLTHCNTGGLATAGIGTAIGVLLRAHQQGKVAQVWVDETRPLLQGGRLTAWELGELGIPYQLICDSMAASLMAQGQVDAIWVGADRIAANGDVANKIGTYSLAVLAHYHQIPFYVAAPHTTHDPACPDGRAIPIEQRAAAEVTGVSGSFGHCQWAPQNASVYNPAFDVTPTALISGWILDTGVVTPQDVQEGIFKAALA